The Mustela nigripes isolate SB6536 chromosome X, MUSNIG.SB6536, whole genome shotgun sequence genomic sequence NNNNNNNNNNNNNNNNNNNNNNNNNNNNNNNNNNNNNNNNNNNNNNNNNNNNNNNNNNNNNNNNNNNNNNNNNNNNNNNNNNNNNNNNNNNNNNNNNNNNNNNNNNNNNNNNNNNNNNNNNNNNNNNNNNNNNNNNNNNNNNNNNNNNNNNNNNNNNNNNNNNNNNNNNNNNNNNNNNNNNNNNNNNNNNNNNNNNNNNNNNNNNNNNNNNNNNNNNNNNNNNNNNNNNNNNNNNNNNNNNNNNNNNNNNNNNNNNNNNNNNNNNNNNNNNNNNNNNNNNNNNNNNNNNNNNNNNNNNNNNNNNNNNNNNNNNNNNNNNNNNNNNNNNNNNNNNNNNNNNNNNNNNNNNNNNNNNNNNNNNNNNNNNNNNNNNNNNNNNNNNNNNNNNNNNNNNNNNNNNNNNNNNNNNNNNNNNNNNNNNNNNNNNNNNNNNNNNNNNNNNNNNNNNNNNNNNNNNNNNNNNNNNNNNNNNNNNNNNNNNNNNNNNNNNNNNNNNNNNNNNNNNNNNNNNNNNNNNNNNNNNNNNNNNNNNNNNNNNNNNNNNNNNNNNNNNNNNNNNNNNNNNNNNNNNNNNNNNNNNNNNNNNNNNNNNNNNNNNNNNNNNNNNNNNNNNNNNNNNNNNNNNNNNNNNNNNNNNNNNNNNNNNNNNNNNNNNNNNNNNNNNNNNNNNNNNNNNNNNNNNNNNNNNNNNNNNNNNNNNNNNNNNNNNNNNNNNNNNNNNNNNNNNNNNNNNNNNNNNNNNNNNNNNNNNNNNNNNNNNNNNNNNNNNNNNNNNNNNNNNNNNNNNNNNNNNNNNNNNNNNNNNNNNNNNNNNNNNNNNNNNNNNNNNNNNNNNNNNNNNNNNNNNNNNNNNNNNNNNNNNNNNNNNNNNNNNNNNNNNNNNNNNNNNNNNNNNNNNNNNNNNNNNNNNNNNNNNNNNNNNNNNNNNNNNNNNNNNNNNNNNNNNNNNNNNNNNNNNNNNNNNNNNNNNNNNNNNNNNNNNNNNNNNNNNNNNNNNNNNNNNNNNNNNNNNNNNNNNNNNNNNNNNNNNNNNNNNNNNNNNNNNNNNNNNNNNNNNNNNNNNNNNNNNNNNNNNNNNNNNNNNNNNNNNNNNNNNNNNNNNNNNNNNNNNNNNNNNNNNNNNNNNNNNNNNNNNNNNNNNNNNNNNNNNNNNNNNNNNNNNNNNNNNNNNNNNNNNNNNNNNNNNNNNNNNNNNNNNNNNNNNNNNNNNNNNNNNNNNNNNNNNNNNNNNNNNNNNNNNNNNNNNNNNNNNNNNNNNNNNNNNNNNNNNNNNNNNNNNNNNNNNNNNNNNNNNNNNNNNNNNNNNNNNNNNNNNNNNNNNNNNNNNNNNNNNNNNNNNNNNNNNNNNNNNNNNNNNNNNNNNNNNNNNNNNNNNNNNNNNNNNNNNNNNNNNNNNNNNNNNNNNNNNNNNNNNNNNNNNNNNNNNNNNNNNNNNNNNNNNNNNNNNNNNNNNNNNNNNNNNNNNNNNNNNNNNNNNNNNNNNNNNNNNNNNNNNNNNNNNNNNNNNNNNNNNNNNNNNNNNNNNNNNNNNNNNNNNNNNNNNNNNNNNNNNNNNNNNNNNNNNNNNNNNNNNNNNNNNNNNNNNNNNNNNNNNNNNNNNNNNNNNNNNNNNNNNNNNNNNNNNNNNNNNNNNNNNNNNNNNNNNNNNNNNNNNNNNNNNNNNNNNNNNNNNNNNNNNNNNNNNNNNNNNNNNNNNNNNNNNNNNNNNNNNNNNNNNNNNNNNNNNNNNNNNNNNNNNNNNNNNNNNNNNNNNNNNNNNNNNNNNNNNNNNNNNNNNNNNNNNNNNNNNNNNNNNNNNNNNNNNNNNNNNNNNNNNNNNNNNNNNNNNNNNNNNNNNNNNNNNNNNNNNNNNNNNNNNNNNNNNNNNNNNNNNNNNNNNNNNNNNNNNNNNNNNNNNNNNNNNNNNNNNNNNNNNNNNNNNNNNNNNNNNNNNNNNNNNNNNNNNNNNNNNNNNNNNNNNNNNNNNNNNNNNNNNNNNNNNNNNNNNNNNNNNNNNNNNNNNNNNNNNNNNNNNNNNNNNNNNNNNNNNNNNNNNNNNNNNNNNNNNNNNNNNNNNNNNNNNNNNNNNNNNNNNNNNNNNNNNNNNNNNNNNNNNNNNNNNNNNNNNNNNNNNNNNNNNNNNNNNNNNNNNNNNNNNNNNNNNNNNNNNNNNNNNNNNNNNNNNNNNNNNNNNNNNNNNNNNNNNNNNNNNNNNNNNNNNNNNNNNNNNNNNNNNNNNNNNNNNNNNNNNNNNNNNNNNNNNNNNNNNNNNNNNNNNNNNNNNNNNNNNNNNNNNNNNNNNNNNNNNNNNNNNNNNNNNNNNNNNNNNNNNNNNNNNNNNNNNNNNNNNNNNNNNNNNNNNNNNNNNNNNNNNNNNNNNNNNNNNNNNNNNNNNNNNNNNNNNNNNNNNNNNNNNNNNNNNNNNNNNNNNNNNNNNNNNNNNNNNNNNNNNNNNNNNNNNNNNNNNNNNNNNNNNNNNNNNNNNNNNNNNNNNNNNNNNNNNNNNNNNNNNNNNNNNNNNNNNNNNNNNNNNNNNNNNNNNNNNNNNNNNNNNNNNNNNNNNNNNNNNNNNNNNNNNNNNNNNNNNNNNNNNNNNNNNNNNNNNNNNNNNNNNNNNNNNNNNNNNNNNNNNNNNNNNNNNNNNNNNNNNNNNNNNNNNNNNNNNNNNNNNNNNNNNNNNNNNNNNNNNNNNNNNNNNNNNNNNNNNNNNNNNNNNNNNNNNNNNNNNNNNNNNNNNNNNNNNNNNNNNNNNNNNNNNNNNNNNNNNNNNNNNNNNNNNNNNNNNNNNNNNNNNNNNNNNNNNNNNNNNNNNNNNNNNNNNNNNNNNNNNNNNNNNNNNNNNNNNNNNNNNNNNNNNNNNNNNNNNNNNNNNNNNNNNNNNNNNNNNNNNNNNNNNNNNNNNNNNNNNNNNNNNNNNNNNNNNNNNNNNNNNNNNNNNNNNNNNNNNNNNNNNNNNNNNNNNNNNNNNNNNNNNNNNNNNNNNNNNNNNNNNNNNNNNNNNNNNNNNNNNNNNNNNNNNNNNNNNNNNNNNNNNNNNNNNNNNNNNNNNNNNNNNNNNNNNNNNNNNNNNNNNNNNNNNNNNNNNNNNNNNNNNNNNNNNNNNNNNNNNNNNNNNNNNNNNNNNNNNNNNNNNNNNNNNNNNNNNNNNNNNNNNNNNNNNNNNNNNNNNNNNNNNNNNNNNNNNNNNNNNNNNNNNNNNNNNNNNNNNNNNNNNNNNNNNNNNNNNNNNNNNNNNNNNNNNNNNNNNNNNNNNNNNNNNNNNNNNNNNNNNNNNNNNNNNNNNNNNNNNNNNNNNNNNNNNNNNNNNNNNNNNNNNNNNNNNNNNNNNNNNNNNNNNNNNNNNNNNNNNNNNNNNNNNNNNNNNNNNNNNNNNNNNNNNNNNNNNNNNNNNNNNNNNNNNNNNNNNNNNNNNNNNNNNNNNNNNNNNNNNNNNNNNNNNNNNNNNNNNNNNNNNNNNNNNNNNNNNNNNNNNNNNNNNNNNNNNNNNNNNNNNNNNNNNNNNNNNNNNNNNNNNNNNNNNNNNNNNNNNNNNNNNNNNNNNNNNNNNNNNNNNNNNNNNNNNNNNNNNNNNNNNNNNNNNNNNNNNNNNNNNNNNNNNNNNNNNNNNNNNNNNNNNNNNNNNNNNNNNNNNNNNNNNNNNNNNNNNNNNNNNNNNNNNNNNNNNNNNNNNNNNNNNNNNNNNNNNNNNNNNNNNNNNNNNNNNNNNNNNNNNNNNNNNNNNNNNNNNNNNNNNNNNNNNNNNNNNNNNNNNNNNNNNNNNNNNNNNNNNNNNNNNNNNNNNNNNNNNNNNNNNNNNNNNNNNNNNNNNNNNNNNNNNNNNNNNNNNNNNNNNNNNNNNNNNNNNNNNNNNNNNNNNNNNNNNNNNNNNNNNNNNNNNNNNNNNNNNNNNNNNNNNNNNNNNNNNNNNNNNNNNNNNNNNNNNNNNNNNNNNNNNNNNNNNNNNNNNNNNNNNNNNNNNNNNNNNNNNNNNNNNNNNNNNNNNNNNNNNNNNNNNNNNNNNNNNNNNNNNNNNNNNNNNNNNNNNNNNNNNNNNNNNNNNNNNNNNNNNNNNNNNNNNNNNNNNNNNNNNNNNNNNNNNNNNNNNNNNNNNNNNNNNNNNNNNNNNNNNNNNNNNNNNNNNNNNNNNNNNNNNNNNNNNNNNNNNNNNNNNNNNNNNNNNNNNNNNNNNNNNNNNNNNNNNNNNNNNNNNNNNNNNNNNNNNNNNNNNNNNNNNNNNNNNNNNNNNNNNNNNNNNNNNNNNNNNNNNNNNNNNNNNNNNNNNNNNNNNNNNNNNNNNNNNNNNNNNNNNNNNNNNNNNNNNNNNNNNNNNNNNNNNNNNNNNNNNNNNNNNNNNNNNNNNNNNNNNTTTCATGTAGTGTTACACTAAATACGTGTGCTCtttcgatctttttttttttgtatctatgttaGAAATaactaattattataattattattattattttacttatagcCAAAGAGAAGATCAGCCAGACTGTCTGCTGTAAGTGGTCTTTAAAAGAAAGCTTCCCATGTAttgtaaaatgtaattttaaaattcagggaaTTTTGGACAATACTAGTTATTTTATACAGATTTATCTTGGATGTTTTAGCAAAATCTTtctcaccaaggaaatgttgttGTCCCCCCCACCAAGTGCTCAGTCTGAACTATGCCCATTTATTTAAGTTAAGAGGTTGGATTTCATGATTAGTGATCTTTCTTCAGTTAtgatttcctccttccccttcatgACTTGTGTTTTTTGATGCAGATGCCAATGCCCATTACACCAGAGTTGAAGCCCAAAAGAACATCAACTCCAAAGGTAAATATTTAACATGGAATGTTGAGAGAAAATTGCTttacttcagaaatatttttttttggaaaggcaTGCAGTtaatcattttactttctttgttttctgtttagttagtaatatattacattatacCATATGGTATATGTAAGCTTTTTGAGTAAGGGATATTTGTTCATGTTCTGTGATTGTCCACTGCATTTGGGTATTTTCATtaagaagaagcaaaacaaaattttagttgGGTAGACCTATAAAATGTACATGCCTTTGACATCATATAGTCACAACACCAatgtttctggaaaacaaaaagtgaaaactgTAGTAACCaaagtaataatagtagtaactaacatttatatagtactttacagtttgcaaagtgttttcacatacattatttttaaatgaatacaattGATTTCATATAGAATTATATACTCTGATGTGGCTAACaacactagaaataaaaatagcctcaatattaaattcagttttcactttatatttgtatttatttacttgtgtgtAATAATGTGTAAATATAATAcaactaatttttaatattgctttactgaggtatagttAATACTTTAAAGATTGGTTAAAATCATAAACCTTAAAGCTAGGGGGAACATTAAAATCATCGAATCCCATCATTTTGTGATTGGAGAAACTGTAAATTATAGTCATATTTATAAAAGgctttgaattcttttattaaaaaactgctaaaactaGGGCAAATGAAGTTTTAACAATAAGTGGACAACAGAAGAGaaaggcttttaatttttttctctattttacattTGAAGGTCACTATTCTATAAAATTAGGTATCCAATTTATAGGTTATTAAGAAAGTTCAGGCACCGGggtggctaagtgtctgccttgggctaaggtcatgatctaagggtcctggaattgagctccctgctcagtggggtagtctgcttctccctttccttctgccccttcccccccacccatgatctctctctatctcaaataaataaatgaaatagtttataaaaagatattaaaCACTTTATGTCCTTCAAAAATAGAagataatgctacaataaaacaaatactgtatgatcatggattttaaaatgcattaaccTACTTGGCTCTCAGTTTCTCATGtgttaaaatagtaataatatacctatattatattttatatttctaaatcaaTTTCACATGTGTTTTGTCATTTGCTCCTTATAATACCCCTATGAGTTGGGTGTTATTACCCTTCTTTACATATAAAAGACATGCACAACAAGATTTATACTTGTGCTCAAGATCACATCAAATAAGTCACAGATCCAGATTTCAAGCACAATTTTTCTGGCCCTTAATCTAGTGCTTTTTACACACAAAGGCAAAGAGATTTCTTGGTCATGATTCAAGTCATTTCAAACTTGTAGATACATATACTGAGTCAGCTCTTCTTTAGGttatctctttcaaatatatctaAAGTGATGCTCTTGCTAACATAGTATTTCTCTGAATTATTACCACTGGAAGCTTTGCTATCAATAAAACCCTGTTGCTAATTATGAGACATGACAGATAAACCCCCCCTCTTGTCAAAAAGAGTTAATTTATCAAAGTCTTAATCTGTTGCAGTTAGCTCTGAGTGACCACTGGTCAGTATTCTAACCTGTTGCTtctcatttaaaagaaagtttatttaatttatacaaaaagaatattattcatttagaagaattattttacttaattatatgagagagagcaaaaacagGGACAgtggaggatggggtggggacagggagccaAAGGgtaaaggagaggggaaagcaaactctgtgctgagtgtggagccctacacaaggctcactcccaggaccctgagatcatcacctgagccgaaaccaagaatcccacacttaatccactgagccacccgggtgtcccagaacattattcatttttaatgctgTTTTAGGTTTAGGATGAAACTAAAAGTGTCAAGTCATATTTTTGTTGATATTAAGTTTATATGggtattttaaagctttttgtaaATCATTACAGCAGCTGATAAAATAACTTGGGccatttaattaacatatcagttaagttgtatatttgtttttattattttgtgttgctggacagaaaatgaagacaaaaaatgatatagtggaaaaaaatacagatgcagGTGCCAAAGCAATAGCTGAAAAGAAGCAAGAAGTTATTAAAGGAGAATGTGATGCTGAAAATGGAGAAGCCAAAATTATGGaggtattttataatattaatagatTTATCCATTTGAAAGTTTTAACAATGGGTGCTACTGAGAAAATCTTATTTGccttgtattttaaaagttgagaAACATTAAATGAGTAGGGGTTCTATAGTGTCTTATCCCATTCTAGTTGctataacaaataccacagaccaagtgacttaaaacaacagaaatttatttcttatagctCTGGAGCTGGGGAAGATCTGGGGCAAGATCAAAGCACcagcattttttgaaaaaataagaaaataaatgaaaaaaagaagtacaaaggaGGCTagatactattttcccctagagctgaagctttgcagtaTTCTATGATCAGTAAACTTGACCTGAGCAAattgtttgtgctggtcttctgggggaggggcctcttgcACTGAGTCTCATGTGGACTTGCCCTAGGTGAATATGCACCTCCAGTGCACAGGGAGACAGGACTTGGTGTAAGTAGCTCTGGACTGTTTTGATGGCTCCCTGAAGTCTTTCATCACTGAGGGATGAATATGGCGGTGCCATATTCTCTAGCCATGGAGCTGAAAATTCACATTCCCAGCACTTGAGTTGATTGCTCATAAGAGCAATCAATCATCTTTCCCTGGTTTCTGTCAGAATCTTGTGTTTACCCTGCCTATGTCTGagtgagtttgtttgttttgttttgttttgtttttatctcaggCATGAGAATGAGTTTCAAAATTCTAACTTTAGGGACTCCCATAGTGTAGACCCCTGCTGTTCCTCCCAGGTAGAATATTGCCACACTTCTGCCTTTTGTCAGACTTGGCCCAAGAAAGTGGTCACATGACTGCACAGTGGTTCAGAATTTATGGCAATGCAGAGCAGATACCTGGCACCTAGACTCACTGTTCTCAGCCAGCTTCTCTGTTCCTATGCCTGGGAATAGTGCAGTGTTTAGGATGACCCATTCTTCTTGAGATCCAGGGGATCTTCAGACCACAGTATAACACCCGAAATTCTGCCCTGCTCTTCTACCTGGGCACATTTAAGCCAGGCACATCCTCCATTATAGCATACTTCCAAACATTCTGATTTTTCACTCTGCTGCTTTAATACTATCCAGTAGCctccttaagcaggctcccctcatCTCTCCCATATCCACAGCTATATCACACCAGACTCAAGTCCCTGCACCTCCTACCTTCTAAAAGTTGTTCACTTTATTACTTGTAGACTTGCAGTATTTGTCCTCAGATCTCTGATTGATCtctcaggtgttcagaatgatttgataactatctagcctTATTTGAGAGATGAGACAAACTTAGGGTCATCCCTACTCCTGTGCTATCTTACCTACTTCCTCTGTCTTGttgcttttagaatttttcttttatcacctTATTTTGTAAGTTTGactacaatatgtcttggtgttggcctcttttttttttaaatcttcatggGAGTTCCCTGTGTGTCCTGGATTTGGAtgtgtgtttccttccccagattaggaaagttttcagctataatttcctcAGATAAACCTCCTGCCCCCTTCTGTCTCCCTTGTTCTTCTGGGATTCATATGACATGAATGTTATTTTGTTTGATGGAGTTGCTATGTTCCCTAAGTCTACTCGCATGTTCTAatcttttttctgtatctcttctgttcagcttcattattttctataattctattttctgtatcatttatttgttcttctgcttctcctaTACGTGTGGTCATTACATCAAGTTAGTTTTAAATCTCAGTtgctgcatttttcatttcagtctgctttttttagctcttttataTCTTTGGTAATGGTCTCCCTGATGTCTTCCacgcttttttcaagcccagctagtatccttatgattgttgctttaaattccaAATCAGGTGTATTATTCACATTTGTTTCTGTTAGAGCCTTGGCTTtaacattttcttgttctttcttttagagtGCATTCctttcttggcattttgtctaggtctctgtcttcttctctgtattaGGAAAGCCTGTTGTGTTTCCTGCTCCTGacagtaatggctttatgaagaagaggtcatatagtaTCCAGGGCCTGGCCCTTCCAGAAGTGTCTcttgtgtgtgctgtgtgcactctgcttcTGTGTTTTGGCTGCCCCATCCCCAGATCGGTAGTCTGCAGaggttctccttgcctgcagtgggcaTTGTTTGGACCTTGGCCAGAGTGTGGTGAATTTTAACTATGTATGTAcaggtctgcttgttaaaagagatTTGATAATAATTCCACTAGAGATGAAGTTTTGAAGAATTCTATGTTCAGTAGATGCGGTGCATGCAGGGTTTTGTGCTAGTCTTCTGAGGAAGGGGCCTGCTGTGCTGGTACTTAGACACACTTGCCTGAGAAAAGCAGTACCAGCAGAGCATGGCAAGGGCAGGTCTTGGGGTAAGCATGTTAAACTTTCAATGGAGTTTTTCTGATTTCTATGATCAGTTTATGTTGAGGAACAAAGGAGGGAAATGGTGCCGTCCTGCTCCTTTGTCCCTGGGTCCCTCTAAAACTCTAGTCTTCGAGCCCCATTGGTTTAAAAGCTCACAGAAATCAGCACCCCCTCATTTTTCCAgccagtggctttggggaagCATTCTCCTTCTGTGTTTCCCTGTGCACACCACTCTCTCTCACCTTTCTCTATGACCAGGGCTCCCTTCCTTCCATAGCACCTACTATCTATTTCTCCCCAAAACCGTGTGTCTGCATATCCTGGCTTTTCCATTTGGCCTCTTCTTTGCTTCTATTTGTGCAGTTTGTTTTATCAATCCTCACATCGATTTCTTGGGTATTCAAAATGattgatagttatctagctaTGCTTGGGGGACAAGGCAAACCTAAGGTCCTCCTAGTACACTGCCATCTTAGTTCTTCCCCCACAGTCTACCCGATAAAAGACTTTCCAAGTAACTTTTTTTAGAGAAAACTTAAATCTCACTATTatggaaacaaaatattatttcctcaaggaatgcattttgttttctcattgagAATTGGTGTTATAGAATATatgtcatttttctgtatttactgtTTCCCATATTTGTAATGAAAATTctgtatgtgaatatattttcctgAATTTACTGTTTGAAATATCTAATTATACATGTTTGtgtgaagatattttatttttttaatattttatttatttatttgacagagagagagagagagcacaagtagagggagtggcagacagagggagagggagaagcaggctccctgttgagcaaggagcctggtgtggggctcaatcacaggacacgggatcatgacatgagccaaaggcagacgcttaatcgactgagccacccaggcaccccgtgtgtGAAGATATTTTAGTTAATCCCATTTCTTAGAATGTTTTTCTTATCTTGTGATAGTTGAGATGTGTTTTTCACAGGAAAATTACCTTCTTGTAAATTAAGTATAGTTCCTTTCATAAAATGGTTATAATTCTGTCTAAATACTTAAGGAAAATAgttctaaattttcaaatataatattttaaaaatttctctataCATATAGGTACCAGCTCCTGAAAAAGAActtgaggaaatgaaagaagaaaaaaacgaATATGTTGAAGAAGAGggaatagaaaagaaggaagtagtGGAAGTAGCTGGAGAAGATGAAAAAGATcaagaaggagatggagaagatcaaaacaaaaaagaagagaaaagagaagatgggaaagagaacaaagatggaaaaggagatagaaaagaagatgaagatggaaaagaaaaagaagatggaaaggaagaagaagagaaaaaagaaaaaggagatgaaaaagggaaaggagaagatgtcaaagaatttgaaaatgaaaaagacacaggagaagaaaagcaagaagacagaaaagagaatgaagatagaaaagaggagaaaagtgtAACTGAGGAAGTTGGAAATAAGGAGGACGgtggaaatgagaaaggagaagatggaaaagagagcaaacatggaaaagaggaagatggaacagaagaaaatgggaagggagatgggaaagatggagggaaaggagaggaaaataaaaagaaggctgAAGTCAGAAAAGAAGTAGCTGAAAAAGAAGTagtcaaaaaatatgaaaaaaaagaaactcagagtATTGTTTAAAGTTGCCCAATAGTTTCATAATTTGGTAATATGTGCCTCCATGTTGTAATGTTtatagaaatgaatattttttatcaaatattttataaatacagcaTTTCTTTAACAGCTTAATTTCAAAGCATCTTCATACTGATTATTAATCACAAAGTAGCTAACATGAAACCTTTATACATTTTGTGATCATAATAATGGAATATATAAGAAACTATGCTTTCAACTTTGTCAGTGAATTTCCTTTTGTGTGACTTATGTGTTAaatctttgaattttaattttactccTATCTGTGATAATTTCACAAAGTGGGGAGATCCAGAAAACATTCTTCCAAACTACTTGTGGTTGTCTAggttgcttttattaaaaaaaaaaaaaaaagaaagaaagaaaaagaaagcttaacTATTTTCTGTAATGTGGAGAGTTATAATTCTTTCTCAGATATAACTTTATTATCAGCTTGTGAACAAATAAAATtgcaattccatttttaaaagagttacaattttgtttttttcagaaggGCAATTCTGGTTATATA encodes the following:
- the HMGN5 gene encoding high mobility group nucleosome-binding domain-containing protein 5; the encoded protein is MPMPITPELKPKRTSTPKKMKTKNDIVEKNTDAGAKAIAEKKQEVIKGECDAENGEAKIMEVPAPEKELEEMKEEKNEYVEEEGIEKKEVVEVAGEDEKDQEGDGEDQNKKEEKREDGKENKDGKGDRKEDEDGKEKEDGKEEEEKKEKGDEKGKGEDVKEFENEKDTGEEKQEDRKENEDRKEEKSVTEEVGNKEDGGNEKGEDGKESKHGKEEDGTEENGKGDGKDGGKGEENKKKAEVRKEVAEKEVVKKYEKKETQSIV